The following are encoded in a window of Fretibacter rubidus genomic DNA:
- a CDS encoding glutamate-5-semialdehyde dehydrogenase codes for MAQINPDITAHLNVLGQRARKAAAGLALATTEQKNDALREAAKALIDALPDLISANEADVASVMGHKADAFIDRLMLTPHRIEGMARALIDISELPDPVGRTLASFDRPNGLKINRVAVPIGVIGMIYKSRPNVGADASGLCLKSGNAIILRGGSESRRSTDIIVKAMQSGLMSAGLPKDAVQTVGTTDRSAVTALLQADQYVDLVIPRGGRGLVELVRDTAKVPTLLHLDGNCHSYVHSDADIDKAVAIITNAKMRRTGVCGATESIVVDKAVAPHFLPKLVDALKGCELRGDKASIAIDSRIMQASDDDWSTEYLDAVASVKIVSDIDSAITFISAHSSGHTDAIITENTNAARQFMASIDSAVVMHNASTQFSDGGEFGMGAEIGIATGKMHARGPVGLEQLTSFKYLVFGTGQIRP; via the coding sequence ATGGCACAGATTAATCCTGATATTACGGCGCATTTAAATGTTTTGGGGCAACGTGCCAGAAAGGCCGCTGCTGGCCTAGCTTTAGCGACAACAGAACAGAAAAATGATGCTCTTAGAGAGGCGGCAAAAGCCCTTATAGACGCTTTGCCTGACCTGATATCTGCCAATGAGGCGGATGTTGCGAGTGTAATGGGACACAAAGCAGATGCCTTTATTGATCGTCTGATGTTAACGCCACACCGCATAGAGGGTATGGCACGGGCCCTGATTGATATTAGCGAGCTACCCGATCCGGTTGGCCGCACCTTAGCCAGTTTTGACAGGCCGAACGGGTTGAAAATAAACCGCGTTGCTGTGCCTATCGGGGTTATTGGTATGATTTATAAATCGCGCCCTAATGTGGGTGCCGATGCCAGCGGGCTATGTTTGAAATCTGGCAATGCCATTATTCTGCGCGGTGGTTCAGAAAGTCGGCGCTCAACAGATATCATCGTCAAAGCTATGCAGTCAGGGCTAATGAGTGCGGGCCTACCCAAAGACGCTGTCCAAACTGTTGGCACAACGGACAGGAGCGCCGTCACGGCGTTATTACAAGCTGATCAATATGTTGACCTTGTTATACCGCGCGGCGGCCGCGGCCTTGTCGAACTTGTGCGTGACACGGCAAAAGTGCCGACATTGCTTCACTTGGACGGTAATTGTCACAGTTATGTGCATAGTGACGCTGACATAGACAAAGCTGTCGCGATAATAACTAATGCCAAAATGCGCCGAACAGGGGTTTGCGGTGCAACAGAAAGTATTGTGGTTGATAAGGCTGTTGCTCCCCATTTTCTGCCCAAGTTAGTCGACGCCTTAAAGGGATGTGAATTGCGCGGCGATAAAGCCTCAATCGCGATAGACTCTCGCATAATGCAAGCGTCTGATGATGACTGGTCGACTGAATATCTGGACGCTGTGGCATCAGTAAAAATTGTAAGCGATATTGATTCTGCAATTACGTTTATATCCGCTCATTCTTCGGGTCATACCGATGCAATTATTACTGAAAATACAAATGCAGCACGCCAATTCATGGCCTCAATTGATAGTGCCGTCGTTATGCATAACGCTTCAACGCAGTTTTCCGATGGTGGGGAGTTCGGCATGGGGGCGGAGATTGGTATCGCCACAGGCAAAATGCATGCCCGTGGCCCCGTAGGATTAGAACAGCTGACCAGCTTTAAATACCTTGTTTTTGGTACAGGGCAAATAAGACCTTAG
- a CDS encoding ferritin-like domain-containing protein: MTTVSLLAERVLQSSNPQNKVVAAHALSKAWKDGVDIGEPISPKDYPARPERPVCVSPSDVPRRRLGSEHGRAALMHAVAHIEFNAIDLAADMVARFIHNPLLPHEDRKAFASDWISVCDDEARHFGLITDRLSEMDVTYGDLPAHNGLWDAALATKDNFAARLAIAPMVLEARGLDVTPAMIEKLKSAGDSKSAAILEIIYTEEVGHVAIGRRWFSVITRNSTIDDALHFQTLVKKYFKGPLKPPFNVVARDKAQLPREFYMPLAPNT; encoded by the coding sequence GTGACAACGGTTTCGTTACTGGCTGAGCGCGTTTTACAATCCTCCAATCCACAGAACAAGGTCGTTGCCGCGCATGCATTATCCAAAGCTTGGAAAGACGGTGTCGATATTGGCGAACCAATTTCGCCAAAAGATTACCCCGCCCGTCCAGAGCGTCCAGTTTGCGTCTCGCCCAGTGATGTGCCGCGGCGCAGGCTCGGATCAGAACACGGTCGGGCCGCTCTTATGCATGCCGTTGCCCATATTGAATTCAACGCTATTGATTTGGCTGCGGATATGGTTGCGCGATTTATTCACAACCCCCTTCTGCCCCATGAAGACCGCAAAGCCTTCGCTTCGGATTGGATAAGCGTGTGTGACGACGAAGCCCGACATTTCGGACTGATTACGGATAGATTATCGGAAATGGACGTTACCTACGGCGACCTGCCAGCCCATAACGGGCTTTGGGACGCGGCCCTTGCGACAAAAGACAATTTTGCAGCACGGCTAGCAATTGCACCTATGGTGTTAGAAGCGCGCGGTTTGGACGTAACCCCCGCGATGATAGAGAAGCTGAAATCTGCAGGCGATTCTAAAAGTGCGGCGATATTAGAGATTATTTACACTGAAGAGGTGGGACACGTCGCGATTGGCCGCCGTTGGTTTAGTGTAATTACGCGTAATTCGACAATAGATGATGCGCTGCACTTTCAAACACTCGTCAAAAAATACTTCAAAGGGCCCTTAAAACCGCCATTCAACGTGGTTGCGCGCGATAAAGCGCAGCTTCCACGCGAATTTTATATGCCACTAGCCCCTAACACATGA
- a CDS encoding GntR family transcriptional regulator gives MADIRPDKSVSTPHYIQIAKNIRSFIARGDVVAGEALPSERELCQISGVSRVTIRKALDVLVADSVVERRHGAGTFILPNVENLGSSLKGFTGSAQTKGHNPHAVWIMKAYGNPTVEEAEILQISTQDRVVRLGRVRQFENEPMAIENAVVPARLLPDIEDIKESLYQALESQGNRPARGTQRVKASLANPTEAGLLSIEEFGELLRIERRSYLRDGTPVELTRSAYRGDRFDIVMNLESEQLG, from the coding sequence ATGGCAGATATTCGCCCTGATAAATCAGTATCGACCCCACATTATATCCAGATTGCTAAAAACATTCGTAGCTTTATAGCGCGCGGTGATGTCGTCGCCGGAGAGGCCCTGCCATCCGAGAGAGAGCTATGTCAGATCAGTGGCGTATCACGCGTTACAATCCGAAAAGCGCTCGATGTATTAGTGGCGGACAGTGTTGTAGAGCGGCGCCACGGAGCGGGCACATTCATTCTCCCCAATGTAGAAAATTTAGGCTCAAGCCTAAAGGGCTTCACAGGAAGCGCTCAAACAAAGGGTCACAACCCGCACGCTGTTTGGATTATGAAAGCTTATGGTAATCCCACAGTTGAAGAAGCAGAGATATTACAAATATCAACCCAAGACCGCGTCGTAAGGTTGGGCCGGGTTCGTCAGTTTGAAAATGAACCTATGGCAATTGAAAACGCTGTGGTTCCCGCACGGCTGCTACCCGATATCGAAGATATTAAAGAGAGCCTGTATCAGGCTCTGGAAAGCCAAGGCAACCGTCCTGCTCGCGGCACACAACGCGTCAAAGCATCCCTTGCCAACCCAACAGAGGCAGGGCTGTTATCGATTGAGGAGTTTGGTGAACTCTTACGCATTGAACGGCGGTCATATTTACGTGACGGAACGCCAGTGGAGCTTACGCGCTCAGCATATCGAGGCGATAGATTTGATATTGTAATGAATTTAGAAAGCGAGCAATTGGGGTAG
- a CDS encoding M23 family metallopeptidase: MLNDIRDECRSRILHYLPERQIYHRTGGEVHYFVLTTRIQLAVVSTLTVVALWCVLTMGSLILGNNPFSAKIKSSQELQAEFDRRVADAEAKLQNAENLIAQQRQTFEAQTREFAEATDTIAQFVDSTGRSTMQPITAVEYASSRVLMDPRERDVLPRRPRKDLRKMAALEIDTDIDPNVQKLKITQNEILAEAEASTLDRIERNRAIVGETKLSVDTILKNGGFGEGGLFVPMDNDIAKSGSSMANRVASIKARVKEAEALDNAMLSIPFGIPVASDHYRTSAYGMRKDPMNGRPAFHGGVDFGAYRGAEIVATADGIVKFSGRNGGYGKSVEIDHGHGFVTRYAHLDKIHVKRGARVKKGEKIGAMGSTGRSTATHLHYEVFFQGHDYDPDKFLKAGNYVQ; the protein is encoded by the coding sequence ATGCTGAACGACATTAGAGATGAATGCCGCTCGCGTATTCTACACTATCTTCCTGAACGGCAGATTTACCACCGGACAGGTGGTGAAGTTCACTATTTCGTTTTAACCACACGGATTCAGTTGGCTGTCGTCTCTACCCTTACAGTTGTCGCTTTATGGTGCGTATTGACGATGGGGTCGCTTATATTAGGTAACAATCCCTTCAGCGCCAAAATTAAATCTAGCCAAGAACTCCAAGCTGAATTTGATCGCCGTGTTGCGGATGCTGAGGCAAAACTTCAAAATGCTGAAAATTTAATTGCACAGCAGCGCCAAACATTTGAGGCTCAGACACGCGAATTTGCAGAAGCCACCGATACAATCGCACAGTTTGTCGATTCAACAGGTCGCTCAACGATGCAGCCGATTACAGCCGTTGAATACGCGAGCAGCCGCGTCTTGATGGATCCCAGAGAGCGTGATGTGCTTCCCCGCCGTCCCCGTAAAGATTTACGCAAGATGGCGGCTCTTGAAATTGATACTGATATCGACCCCAATGTTCAAAAATTGAAAATCACACAAAATGAAATCTTAGCGGAAGCTGAGGCCTCAACGCTTGACCGTATCGAGCGTAACCGCGCCATCGTCGGCGAAACAAAGCTTAGCGTTGATACGATTTTAAAGAATGGTGGCTTTGGGGAGGGTGGCCTTTTTGTGCCGATGGATAATGACATAGCTAAATCAGGGTCCTCAATGGCGAACCGTGTAGCCTCTATCAAGGCTAGGGTGAAGGAAGCTGAAGCTTTGGACAATGCCATGTTATCAATACCATTTGGTATCCCTGTGGCATCTGATCACTACCGTACGAGTGCTTACGGTATGCGCAAAGATCCTATGAATGGTCGCCCTGCCTTTCACGGCGGTGTTGATTTTGGTGCTTACCGCGGTGCTGAGATCGTAGCCACAGCCGATGGTATTGTTAAGTTTTCTGGTCGTAATGGTGGCTACGGCAAGTCTGTAGAAATCGACCATGGCCACGGATTTGTAACGCGTTACGCGCATCTTGATAAAATTCACGTCAAACGCGGTGCGCGCGTCAAAAAAGGTGAAAAAATAGGGGCTATGGGGTCTACGGGTCGTAGTACCGCCACACATTTACACTATGAAGTTTTTTTTCAAGGTCATGATTATGACCCCGATAAATTTTTAAAGGCAGGTAATTATGTTCAGTAA
- a CDS encoding BadF/BadG/BcrA/BcrD ATPase family protein codes for MYFLGIDAGGTKTKARLSDADGKVLGESTAGPGNMRLGTATVIAAITEAYENVCRDAGLNAEAVKMIKAGMGIAGIGRPGAMAEMTATTFPFKQTTITNDADIANIGAHNGQDGGIVSIGTGSIGIAKVGGKELRMGGYGFPISDEGSGAYIGLQAIRITLRASDGRLEHSDLTRSVLEKFGSDTQAIVDWMDRATATEYATMAPQVVNAAETGDYHGRLITNHAAWHVEIMVRGLFGLDVPNVALLGGLAPRIEPWMSPDIRLKLSKPQGDALNGALWLAKHR; via the coding sequence ATGTATTTTCTAGGCATTGACGCAGGCGGCACAAAAACCAAAGCGCGATTAAGCGATGCGGACGGCAAGGTTCTGGGCGAAAGCACTGCTGGACCCGGTAATATGCGCTTAGGCACAGCCACCGTGATTGCCGCGATAACCGAGGCTTATGAAAATGTATGCCGTGACGCGGGTCTAAACGCTGAGGCCGTTAAGATGATCAAAGCGGGCATGGGTATCGCCGGAATTGGTCGTCCTGGTGCCATGGCAGAGATGACCGCGACAACGTTTCCTTTTAAGCAAACGACAATCACCAATGATGCTGATATTGCCAATATTGGTGCGCATAACGGCCAAGACGGCGGAATCGTGTCAATTGGCACAGGCAGCATTGGCATCGCGAAGGTCGGTGGCAAAGAACTACGGATGGGCGGTTATGGTTTTCCAATTTCAGATGAAGGTAGCGGAGCTTATATTGGCCTTCAAGCTATCCGTATTACGTTGCGCGCGTCAGATGGACGGCTCGAGCATTCAGATTTGACACGATCCGTTTTAGAAAAATTTGGCAGTGACACGCAAGCCATCGTCGATTGGATGGACCGCGCAACAGCGACAGAATATGCCACCATGGCACCGCAGGTCGTGAATGCCGCCGAGACTGGGGATTATCACGGACGGCTTATTACCAATCACGCTGCATGGCATGTGGAAATTATGGTGCGTGGCCTCTTTGGCCTCGATGTGCCAAATGTTGCTCTGCTAGGGGGACTAGCCCCACGAATTGAACCGTGGATGTCGCCAGATATCCGCCTCAAACTATCCAAGCCGCAGGGTGATGCCCTTAACGGTGCGTTATGGCTTGCCAAGCACAGATAG
- a CDS encoding N-acetylmuramic acid 6-phosphate etherase: protein MTEEIIGQYSGLDTWPTRDIVKAMYDGQVKAVQAVEPSIDAIADAVDMAANRLGKAGRLIYIGAGTSGRLAVQDGSELGPTFNWPHTRIVYGMAGGMDALVTSQEGAEDNIEAGHVFIRSIDTAPEDIVFCVAASGQTPYTLGALREARSRGAVTIGIVNNANTAIFNEADHGILAETGGEIIAGSTRMKAGTAQKAVLNMLSTAIMTRLGRVYDGLMVDMIVSNAKLENRAINMVAQIAACSTDTAKAALAETNNHIKQAVLVSLGASHIQSKGILIQANDNLRAAIGIFENQ, encoded by the coding sequence ATGACCGAGGAAATAATAGGCCAATATAGCGGGCTTGATACGTGGCCCACACGCGATATCGTCAAAGCCATGTACGACGGACAGGTGAAAGCCGTTCAAGCCGTGGAACCCTCTATAGACGCGATAGCTGACGCCGTGGACATGGCCGCAAATCGTTTAGGCAAAGCTGGCCGATTAATCTATATCGGTGCGGGCACGTCAGGCCGTTTAGCCGTGCAGGACGGCTCCGAACTTGGCCCCACATTTAACTGGCCCCACACGCGGATCGTTTACGGTATGGCGGGCGGTATGGACGCTCTTGTTACAAGCCAAGAGGGCGCAGAGGACAATATAGAGGCCGGTCACGTGTTCATCAGAAGTATTGACACAGCGCCAGAGGATATCGTTTTTTGCGTCGCAGCCAGCGGTCAAACACCCTACACACTTGGTGCATTACGCGAAGCACGGTCACGCGGCGCGGTTACAATTGGCATCGTCAACAATGCAAATACCGCCATTTTCAACGAGGCCGACCACGGAATACTAGCCGAAACGGGCGGTGAAATCATTGCTGGGTCGACCCGTATGAAGGCCGGGACCGCGCAAAAGGCTGTTTTAAACATGCTATCAACCGCCATTATGACCCGTTTGGGCCGCGTTTATGACGGCTTGATGGTTGATATGATTGTATCGAATGCAAAGCTAGAAAATCGTGCAATCAACATGGTCGCGCAAATAGCAGCGTGTTCTACAGACACAGCCAAAGCCGCATTGGCTGAGACCAATAATCATATTAAGCAGGCAGTGCTCGTCAGCCTCGGCGCAAGCCATATACAATCCAAGGGTATTTTAATCCAAGCGAACGACAATCTAAGGGCTGCAATTGGTATTTTTGAGAACCAGTAA
- the nagA gene encoding N-acetylglucosamine-6-phosphate deacetylase, with protein MKFRTIANARVLSFGDDSILRTIHINTEGRIQAVEVYQETDILGEGAFDAEGQIVLPGFIDVQVNGGGGVLFNDHPTVDGIVAIGAAHRQFGTTGYLPTLISDDPQKMRAAIKAVDSAIEAGIPGVLGIHLEGPYLNATKRGVHDSEKFSRIGPDEIALLCSLKHGKTLVTLAPELTTPDVIRTLTNRGVIVSAGHTLGTYDDGMSAIEAGLRGFTHLFNAMTPLASREPGIAAAAINDKRAWCGVIADGHHVHPAMLQMAFRAKAGRNIFLVTDAMPSVGAAHKDFSLDGQPITVTDGRCLTREGTLAGSDLDMMCAVRNAQAFFDISFSQAAELASIVPAQFLGLDNNYGSISVGQWANINLIDDNMSVTKSWIKGVTG; from the coding sequence ATGAAATTTAGAACGATTGCTAATGCGCGCGTGTTATCATTTGGCGATGACTCAATTTTGCGGACTATTCATATAAATACAGAGGGTCGCATTCAGGCTGTCGAAGTCTACCAAGAGACTGATATTTTGGGTGAGGGGGCTTTTGACGCAGAAGGTCAAATCGTGCTGCCCGGTTTTATTGACGTCCAAGTCAATGGCGGCGGCGGAGTATTATTTAATGACCATCCCACAGTGGACGGCATTGTAGCGATAGGTGCCGCCCACCGTCAATTTGGAACGACAGGCTATCTACCCACCCTTATCAGTGATGATCCACAGAAGATGCGCGCGGCTATCAAAGCTGTCGATAGCGCTATAGAGGCTGGTATACCCGGTGTGCTAGGCATTCATTTAGAGGGGCCATATCTGAACGCGACCAAGCGCGGTGTTCATGATAGCGAGAAATTTTCTCGTATTGGACCAGACGAAATAGCATTATTATGTAGCTTAAAACACGGCAAGACGTTGGTGACGCTTGCTCCTGAACTGACGACACCCGATGTCATTCGCACACTTACGAACCGCGGAGTAATTGTGTCTGCAGGTCATACATTGGGGACCTATGATGACGGCATGAGTGCGATTGAGGCTGGGCTACGGGGGTTTACGCATCTGTTTAACGCCATGACACCCCTTGCTAGTCGAGAGCCGGGGATTGCGGCAGCGGCCATTAACGATAAACGCGCATGGTGCGGTGTTATCGCCGATGGTCATCACGTACACCCTGCCATGTTGCAAATGGCATTTAGGGCAAAGGCGGGACGGAATATTTTCCTTGTGACAGATGCTATGCCGAGCGTTGGCGCCGCGCATAAAGATTTTTCCTTAGACGGGCAGCCTATCACAGTAACTGATGGTCGGTGCCTGACGCGTGAGGGAACTCTCGCAGGATCAGATTTAGATATGATGTGCGCCGTTAGAAATGCACAGGCGTTCTTTGATATTTCATTCTCACAAGCCGCTGAATTAGCCAGCATTGTTCCCGCGCAATTCTTGGGCTTGGATAATAATTACGGTTCAATCAGTGTAGGGCAATGGGCCAATATCAATCTTATCGATGATAATATGTCGGTGACGAAAAGCTGGATAAAGGGCGTGACTGGATAA
- a CDS encoding exo-beta-N-acetylmuramidase NamZ domain-containing protein, with product MASERVDIYMPKLRGKSVAVVGNATSLVGDTHLVDTLIENNISVAKVFAPEHGFRGDADAGATIDDDIDTKTGLPILSLYGANKKPSKAALNGVDTIVFDIQDVGVRFYTYLSTLHYVMEAAAENDIQVIVLDRPNPNGGYIDGPVLEPSVKSFVGLHPVPLVYGMTIGEYAKMINGEGWLAGGIQANLTVVPIANYARDTAYVLPIKPSPNLPTMNAVYLYPSLALFEGTVVSIGRGTPFPFEIVGHPQYPKQNFSFRPEPSFGARNPKLNGALCFGYDLRNTAATMPTPNATINLEWLLKFYAAAPNKDTFFLERNFFDKLAGNEDLRDQIKSGLNEAAIRQSWQLDLDAFKAVRAKYLIYPPSN from the coding sequence GTGGCAAGTGAACGTGTCGATATTTATATGCCAAAGCTTCGCGGGAAATCGGTTGCTGTCGTTGGGAATGCTACATCATTGGTTGGAGACACACATTTAGTCGACACCTTAATTGAAAATAACATATCCGTCGCAAAAGTATTTGCCCCTGAACATGGCTTTCGGGGTGACGCCGATGCGGGGGCAACAATCGATGATGATATCGATACCAAAACTGGCTTGCCTATTCTGTCGCTTTATGGAGCCAACAAAAAACCATCTAAGGCGGCTCTCAATGGCGTTGATACCATCGTCTTTGATATCCAAGATGTCGGCGTACGATTTTACACTTATCTCAGCACGTTGCATTATGTGATGGAGGCTGCAGCCGAAAATGACATCCAAGTTATCGTGCTTGACCGTCCCAATCCTAACGGCGGTTACATTGACGGCCCCGTTTTGGAACCTTCGGTAAAATCTTTTGTCGGCCTGCATCCTGTTCCGCTCGTTTACGGTATGACCATTGGTGAATATGCTAAGATGATAAATGGTGAAGGCTGGCTCGCGGGCGGCATTCAGGCGAACTTAACAGTCGTGCCCATTGCAAACTATGCACGGGACACGGCCTATGTTTTGCCAATAAAGCCGTCACCCAACTTGCCAACGATGAACGCCGTATATTTATATCCGTCACTAGCCCTATTTGAAGGCACAGTTGTCAGTATTGGGCGAGGAACGCCCTTCCCGTTCGAAATTGTCGGTCATCCTCAATACCCAAAACAAAATTTTAGCTTTCGCCCCGAGCCAAGCTTTGGCGCAAGAAACCCAAAGCTAAATGGTGCTTTATGTTTTGGCTATGACCTGAGGAATACGGCAGCCACAATGCCCACACCTAACGCTACGATAAATTTAGAATGGTTGTTAAAATTTTACGCAGCAGCTCCCAACAAAGACACATTTTTTCTTGAACGAAATTTCTTTGATAAATTGGCCGGAAATGAAGACCTTAGAGATCAAATAAAAAGCGGGCTAAATGAAGCGGCTATTCGCCAAAGTTGGCAATTAGATTTAGATGCGTTCAAGGCCGTTCGTGCAAAATACTTGATCTACCCGCCGAGCAATTGA
- a CDS encoding polymer-forming cytoskeletal protein, with amino-acid sequence MKKPSTSSARPAGNSVPSILGRDITINGDIKTEGEVQVDGRLDGNIIASVLTVGESGSVNGTIKADRVLIRGKVQGKVTAISVELAETANVAADLTQDELSIANGAFFDGKCARKTKAPTPIKPAADNKQTA; translated from the coding sequence ATGAAAAAACCATCCACATCATCCGCTCGTCCAGCAGGTAACTCTGTTCCTTCAATTCTTGGTCGCGATATCACTATTAATGGTGACATTAAAACCGAAGGCGAAGTGCAAGTTGACGGTCGTCTTGATGGTAACATCATCGCCTCCGTTTTGACTGTTGGCGAGTCAGGCTCTGTTAACGGTACTATCAAAGCAGACCGCGTCCTTATTCGAGGCAAAGTCCAAGGTAAAGTCACTGCGATTTCAGTAGAACTAGCCGAGACGGCCAATGTAGCCGCCGATTTAACACAAGATGAACTTAGCATTGCGAATGGCGCGTTTTTTGACGGAAAATGCGCGCGTAAAACCAAGGCGCCAACACCAATTAAACCAGCGGCTGATAACAAACAAACCGCTTAG
- the bcp gene encoding thioredoxin-dependent thiol peroxidase yields MPALSIGDTAPDVTMPRDGGEDISLSDFKGHYLILYFYPKDDTPGCTTEAIGFSAHAKSLKVKNIHILGVSKDKVAKHDKFVAKHDLTIPLGSDAEGDMIERYGVWVEKSMYGKTYMGIERSTFLIDPNGKILEIWRKVRVKGHVDAVVDAAIEAAA; encoded by the coding sequence ATGCCAGCCCTATCAATTGGTGATACCGCCCCTGATGTCACTATGCCGCGTGACGGTGGTGAAGACATAAGCCTATCGGATTTCAAAGGTCATTACCTCATCCTGTATTTTTACCCAAAAGACGACACGCCAGGCTGTACGACAGAGGCGATTGGGTTCTCGGCGCACGCGAAATCGCTAAAGGTAAAGAATATCCACATTCTTGGTGTGTCGAAAGACAAAGTTGCCAAACATGATAAATTTGTCGCTAAACACGACTTGACCATACCGCTGGGTTCTGATGCCGAGGGTGATATGATTGAACGCTACGGCGTGTGGGTCGAAAAAAGCATGTACGGTAAAACTTATATGGGCATTGAGCGTTCCACATTTTTAATCGATCCCAATGGCAAGATATTGGAAATTTGGCGCAAAGTCCGTGTAAAAGGGCATGTTGACGCCGTCGTAGACGCCGCCATTGAGGCCGCAGCCTAG